The stretch of DNA CGAGCTTGTCGCCCAGCGTGCCGGCTTCGGCGGCGAACTGGGCCAGCGGAGCGTCAATGTCTTTTAGCCGGCGCTCGTGCGTGATGCTGCGCGGCAGCTTGACGGCGAAGCGAAAATCGGCCGGCACGCTGTCGGCCCAGCGCGCATAAGTCTGCGGCTGGTGCGGCCGGTAAAACGAGGAATTGATTTCCACCGCGTTGAACACGGCGGCATAGCGTTCCAGATGGCTGCCGGAGCCGGTGAAAGAGGGCGCTGCTTCGCGGCTGATGCTCCAACCGGCACAACCCAATCGCGTGAGAGTCATATAATGCGTAGATTCCGTATATTTGAAAGATGTCCCGATGGATCTTAAACGCATCGCCAAATTCGCCGCGCCACTGTTGTTGGCCGGCCTGGTGACCGCCTGCGCTACGCTGATTGGTCCGCGCGAGGTCGAGTTGCCGCAAGAGCGCCTGCAAACCAGCCTGGATCGTAAATTCCCCATGCATCAGCGTGTGCTGGGCGTGTTCGAGGTGGAGTTGAGCCATCCGCGTCTGGCGGTGCTGGCGGAAAACGACCGGGTATCGCTGTCGGTCGACCTGGGCGTGTCGCCGCTGCTGGCGCGCCAGTCCTGGCATGGCAGCATGCTGATCTCCGGCCGCCTGCGGGTGGATAGTCCGCACAACGCGATTTACATTGCCGACGCCCATGTCGACCGCTTCATTGTCGATAACATGGACGAGGGCAAGCAGGCGCAACTCGCCAGCGTGGCCAACCTGCTCAGCGACAAGGTCATCCGCGACGTGCCGCTGCACACTTTCCGCCCGGAAGACTTGCGCTACGCCGGCGTGCAGTTCGTGCTGACCGGCATCGATACCCGTCCCGGCGGCCTGGTGGCAAGGCTGCAGCCGGCGCAGTAGCGGGTATTTCGCGCCGGCCGGCTGCATTTCGCGCCGGTGCGGCGCATTTCGTCGCATGGCGATCCGTGGCGCTGAGCTTCAGCGCATAGTGGCTACATCAACCCAGCCACTTAACTTACTTCACGGAGCACACCATGATTCAGCAAATCGTTTCCCACACCCCTGTCTACGTCTGGGCCCTGCTGGCCTTCCTGATCTACCGCGGCTGGCTGGCCAGCCAGGACCGCGAAACCTCGTTGCGCAAAGTGGCGCTGATTCCGCTGGTGATGGTGGGGCTGTCGGTGACCAGCATCAACGGTCACGGCCCGCTGGGCGATGGCGTCTGGGCGCTGTGGGCCTTGGGCGCGGTAGCGTCGGCAGCGGCGATCTGGCAGCTTTCTCCTCGCGAGATCGTGGTTAATCGCGCCGCCGGCACCATCGTGCAGCGTGGCAGCTGGATGCCGCTGGTGCTGATGATTGCGATTTTTGCCACAAAATACGCCGTGGCTGTGATGTCGGCCATGCACCCTGAATTGCCGCATAGCGTGCCGTTTGCCGCCTCCGTCGCTCTGCTGTATGGCGTGTTTAACGGCCTGTTCCTGGGGCGCCTGGCCCGCTACGCCGCAGCCTGGCAGCGTCAGCCGGTAGCAGTCGCTGCCTTGTGATGCGGAGCAGATGCCTCTACAATCGGTCGTTCTCAAGTTTGTAGAGGTCGTGTATGACTATTTTTGGTATCGGTTTGCATGTGCTGGTAGCGATCTTCTTCGCCATTCACGCCATTCGCAGCGGGCAGCAGTTGTACTGGGTGATGATTCTGTTCCTTTTCCCCGGCTTGGGCAGTGTGGTGTATTTCTTCGCCATCTACCTGCCGAATTCGAAGTTGCAGCACGGCGCCCGCAAGGCGGTCAGCGCCGCCGCCAAGACGCTGGACCCAGGGCGCGAATTGCGCGAGGCGCGCGACGCCTACGAGTTCACGCCGACCGCGCAGAATCAGATGCGATTGGCCAGGGCCCAGCTGGAAGCCGGCAGCGCCGAAGAAGCGGCCGCCACCTACGAGGCTTGCCTCAGCGGCCCGTTTTCGGGTGACCTGGAAATTCGCTACGGCGCCGCACGCGCCACGCTGGCCAGCGGCCGGGCGGCAGCGGCGGCGGCGCATCTGCAAACCATCCGCAGTAGCGATGACAAATTCCGTCCTGAGCAAGTGTCGTTGCTGCTGGCGCAGGCGCTGGCCGCAGCGGGTCGTCAGGATGAGGCACGGGCAGAGTTTGAGTTTGCGCTGAGCCGCTACAACAGCTTTACGGTGCAGGCCGAATTTGCCATCTGGGCGGCCGGCGTCGGCGACGCCGACAAGGCCAGGCAGTTGAACACTGAGTTGCAACGGACCATGGAGCGCTGGGCACGCCACACGCGCGACCTCAACCAGCAACTGGTGCGCCGCCTGAACGCGGCGATGGGCTCGATCCGCTGATTAATCGTTGAGAATGACCGCGCCGCTCAGATCGTGGCGCGTGATGACGCCATCGACGTCGATGGCGATCCAGCCGCCGCGCGACGGCGTCGCGTCCGGCTCCCAGTCCGGCAGCACGTAGCGCAGC from Duganella dendranthematis encodes:
- a CDS encoding DUF1439 domain-containing protein — protein: MDLKRIAKFAAPLLLAGLVTACATLIGPREVELPQERLQTSLDRKFPMHQRVLGVFEVELSHPRLAVLAENDRVSLSVDLGVSPLLARQSWHGSMLISGRLRVDSPHNAIYIADAHVDRFIVDNMDEGKQAQLASVANLLSDKVIRDVPLHTFRPEDLRYAGVQFVLTGIDTRPGGLVARLQPAQ
- a CDS encoding DUF6622 family protein, whose translation is MIQQIVSHTPVYVWALLAFLIYRGWLASQDRETSLRKVALIPLVMVGLSVTSINGHGPLGDGVWALWALGAVASAAAIWQLSPREIVVNRAAGTIVQRGSWMPLVLMIAIFATKYAVAVMSAMHPELPHSVPFAASVALLYGVFNGLFLGRLARYAAAWQRQPVAVAAL
- a CDS encoding tetratricopeptide repeat protein, encoding MTIFGIGLHVLVAIFFAIHAIRSGQQLYWVMILFLFPGLGSVVYFFAIYLPNSKLQHGARKAVSAAAKTLDPGRELREARDAYEFTPTAQNQMRLARAQLEAGSAEEAAATYEACLSGPFSGDLEIRYGAARATLASGRAAAAAAHLQTIRSSDDKFRPEQVSLLLAQALAAAGRQDEARAEFEFALSRYNSFTVQAEFAIWAAGVGDADKARQLNTELQRTMERWARHTRDLNQQLVRRLNAAMGSIR